One window of the Colletotrichum destructivum chromosome 6, complete sequence genome contains the following:
- a CDS encoding Putative large ribosomal subunit protein uL2 encodes MLQPRKLMSAQRSCASILGSTAFRGLVIRQYASATRKSADKPASEKPTTTASDFAAPGSAPTKSNDSVIMRTYKPRTPGVRHLKRPINDHLWKGRPFLPLTFPKKGHGKGGRNSSGKITVRHRGGGAKRRIRTVDFNRWLPGPHLVDRIEYDPGRSAHIALLTNKSNGRKSYIVAAEGMRAGDVVHSYRSGIPKDLLDSMGGVVDPGILAAKTAWRGNCLPMHMIPIGTVVFNVGSRAKGGAVFCRSAGTYAIVVSKEEETRDDGTKVMTGKYVNVRLQSGEIRRVSKDACATIGVASNPHHQYRQLGKAGRSRWLNIRPTVRGLAMNSVDHPHGGGRGKSKGNRHPTSPWGTPAKGGFKTRRKHNFNKWVVEPRVRNMGRRRDKSSS; translated from the exons ATGTTGCAACCACGAAAGCTGATGTCGGCCCAGAGGAGCTGCGCAAGCATTCTGGGCTCGACCGCCTTCCGGGGGCTTGTAATCAGACAGTATGCCTCCGCCACGAGAAAATCTGCCGACAAGCCTGCCTCCGAGAAAccgacaacgacagccaGCGATTTTGCTGCCCCCGGGTCTGCCCCGACCAAAAGCAACGACTCCGTCATCATGCGCACCTACAAGCCTCGAACCCCCGGTGTCCGCCATCTCAAGCGACCCATCAATGACCATCTGTGGAAGGGACGCCCCTTTCTGCCATTGACTTTTCCCAAGAAAGGTCACGGCAAGGGTGGTCGCAACTCTTCTGGAAAGATCACCGTCAGACACCGTGGAGGCGGTGCCAAGAGGAGAATAAGAACCGTCGACTTCAACCGCTGGCTGCCCGGCCCCCATCTGGTCGATCGCATCGAGTACGATCCGGGGCGTAGTGCTCACATTGCGCTGCTCACGAATAAGTCAAATGGGCGCAAGAGCTACATTGTTGCGGCCGAGGGTATGCGCGCTGGTGACGTTGTCCACAGCTACCGTTCAGGCATCCCCAAGGACCTGCTCGACagcatgggcggcgtcgtcgatccCGGTATTTTGGCCGCCAAGACTGCCTGGAGAGGTAACTGCCTGCCCATGCACATGATCCCTATCGGTACCGTGGTTTTCAATGTTGGCTCAAGGGCCAAGGGCGGTGCTGTTTTCTGCCGCAGTGCTGGCACTTACGCGATTGTCGTCtcaaaagaggaagagaccAGGGATGACGGAACCAAGGTCATGACGGGCAAGTACGTCAATGTCCGTCTCCAAAGTGGTGAAATCCGCAGAGTCAGCAAGGACGCCTGCGCCACCATTGGAGTTGCCAGCAACCCGCACCACCAATACAGGCAGCTAGGTAAGGCCGGAAGAAGCAGATGGCTGAACATTCGCCCTACTGTTCGTGGCCTTGCCATGAACTCTG TTGATCACCCTCACGGAGGTGGACGTGGCAAGTCCAAGGGTAACCGTCACCCGACTAGTCCGTGGGGCACACCG GCCAAGGGAGGGTTCAAGACTCGCCGTAAGCACAACTTCAACAAGTGGGTTGTTGAACCCAGAGTACGCAACATGGGCCGGAGGAGAGACAAGAGCAGCTCTTAA
- a CDS encoding Putative cyclin domain-containing protein, with product MPPGTRPTRARIVSNENDENSGSMRMTRAKAAALNVDELAAPGKAALATKKPAVNANPAGQRKRAALGDVSNVNKTETAVPGKKPASKSGLVSKAAQPTGITKKSSTATTRNAVPKEKKAPGSGSGAIPKRKPNNVSSNADAAKDDNLLAEGEPLRKKHYATQPTEKRRAKPEPELPPSTAPVESVPAGSHKPFTYPSGVRNLDEEDLDDPLMVAEYANEIFEYLRDLECNSIPNPNYMEHQDDLEWKTRGILVDWLIEVHTRFHLLPETLFLAINIIDRFLSEKVVQLDRLQLVGITAMFIASKYEEVLSPHVANFRHVADDGFSEAEILSAERFVLGTLNYDLSYPNPMNFLRRISKADNYDIQCRTIGKYLMEISLLDHRFMAYRPSHVAAGAMYLARLILDRGDWDATIAFYAGYTEDEIEPVIRLMVDYLARPVVHEAFFKKYASKKFLKASILTRQWAKKSAEHFGVVDVHLSLDQISTREEDNYPEEDEEQDDY from the exons ATGCCACCA GGTACCCGTCCGACGCGTGCACGCATCGTGTCAAACGAGAACGATGAGAACAGTGGATCAATGCGCATGACGCGTGCCAAGGCGGCCGCGTTGAACGTTGATGAGCTTGCTGCTCCTGGAaaggccgccctcgccacgAAAAAGCCTGCCGTCAACGCGAACCCAGCAGGGCAGCGAAagcgcgccgccctcggcgatgtCAGCAACGTCAACAAGACAGAGACCGCTGTCCCAGGAAAGAAGCCTGCGAGCAAAAGCGGCCTTGTCTCAAAGGCTGCGCAACCCACCGGTATCACGAAGAAATCTAGCACCGCTACAACCAGAAACGCTGTGCccaaagagaagaaggcaccTGGCTCCGGATCCGGCGCGATTCCCAAGAGGAAGCCCAACAACGTCTCATCGAACGCGGACGCTGCGAAGGACGATaacctcctcgccgagggcgagccCCTGCGCAAGAAGCATTATGCCACTCAGCCCACTGAGAAGCGTCGAGCCAAACCTGAACCCGAGCTTCCTCCCTCAACGGCCCCCGTTGAGTCTGTGCCTGCCGGCAGCCACAAGCCGTTTACCTACCCGTCTGGTGTTAGGAATCTGGATGAGGAGGACCTGGATGATCCGTTGATGGTAGCCGAGTATGCTAACGAGATCTTCGAATACCTTCGCGATCTGGAGTGCAACTCTATCCCCAACCCCAACTACATGGAGCACCAAGACGACTTGGAATGGAAGACGCGTGGAATATTGGTCGACTGGCTGATTGAAGTGCACACGCGcttccacctcctccccgagactctcttcttggccatcaACATCATTGATCGCTTCCTCTCCGAGAAAGTTGTCCAGCTCGACCGCCTGCAGCTTGTCGGAATCACGGCCATGTTCATTGCATCTAAGTACGAAGAGGTTTTATCGCCTCACGTCGCCAACTTTCGCCACGTTGCAGACGACGGGTTCAGTGAAGCTGAGATCCTTAGCGCGGAGCGCTTCGTCCTCGGAACTCTCAACTACGACCTGAGCTACCCCAATCCTATGAACTTCCTTCGACGCATCAGCAAAGCAGACAACTACGACATTCAGTGCCGCACCATTGGCAAGTACCTTATGGAGATCAGCCTCCTTGACCATCGATTCATGGCCTATCGCCCCAGCCATGTTGCAGCTGGCGCTATGTACCTGGCTCGGCTTATCCTCGACCGAGGTGACTGG GACGCTACCATCGCATTTTACGCTGGCTATACGGAGGACGAGATTGAGCCTGTCATTCGTCTCATGGTCGACTATCTTGCGCGCCCCGTCGTCCACGAGGCCTTCTTCAAGAAGTACGCCAGCAAGAAATTTCTCAAGG CATCCATCCTGACGCGCCAGTGGGCCAAGAAGAGTGCCGAGCACTTTGGTGTTGTTGACGTTCATCTCTCTTTGGATCAGATCTCGACCCGGGAGGAGGACAACTAccccgaggaggatgaagaacaAGACGACTACTAG
- a CDS encoding Putative chitin-binding, type 1, NodB domain, glycoside hydrolase/deacetylase, beta/alpha-barrel produces the protein MTALEFLVLALAGTVAGSPSLFLRGVSPDNTCGTTGNGGNPSAYTCPADLPCCSVNGWCGSTGDYCLTSNGCQAVFGTCEQDGNPPTGSGDDGNSGTGLCGPDNGNVSCATNECCSAAGYCGTTPDHCKAPDCLFQFGPACDANKIPPGLNTSSIVRTKLGQVEYGGPGVYSCVNPGDVALTYDDGPASYTNDLLDLLKKYNAKATFMITGNNNAKGEIDDAAFPWVSTIKRMYADGHQIASHTWSHADLCKITSAQRRDEMYKLEMAIRNIIGVIPTYMRPPYSSCTAECGCEDDMRALGYSIIYFDLDTADYLHDSPTEIQQSKDIVDQSISVKPATTDNFLVIGHDIHQQTVYNLTEYMLQKFQGKKMVTVGECLGDPKANWYRADVRTTLG, from the exons ATGACAGCGCTCGAATTTCTTGtactcgccctcgccggcacGGTGGCAGGCTCGCCCTCTCTTTTCCTAAGAGGTGTCTCACCTGATAATACCTGCGGCACGACTGGAAATGGGGGTAACCCTTCGGCATACACTTGCCCGGCGGACTTGCCGTGCTGTTCAGTCAATGGCTGGTGCGGTTCTACCGGCGACTACTGCTTGACGTCCAACGGCTGCCAGGCCGTGTTCGGAACCTGTGAGCAGGACGGCAACCCGCCGACAGGCTCGGGTGATGATGGCAACTCGGGTACTGGACTCTGCGGCCCCGATAATGGGAACGTTAGTTGCGCCACAAATGAATGCTGTTCTGCCGCCGG CTACTGCGGAACAACACCAG ACCATTGCAAGGCCCCGGACTGCCTCTTCCAATTTGGCCCAGCATGTGATGCTAACAAGATTCCACCGGGCCTCAACACCTCCAGTATCGTCCGAACCAAgctcggccaggtcgagTATGGCGGTCCTGGTGTTTACAGCTGCGTTAACCCCGGTGACGTTGCCCTAACGtacgacgacggcccagCCTCGTACACCAACGACTTGCTCGACCTCCTGAAAAAGTACAATGCCAAGGCAACGTTTATGATTACTGGGAACAACAACGCAAAGGGAGAGATTGACGATGCAGCCTTCCCTTGGGTCAGCACCATCAA GCGGATGTACGCTGATGGCCACCAAATTGCCAGCCATACCTGGTCTCATGCCGATCTG TGCAAAATCACATCGGCTCAGCGCAGAGATGAGATGTACAAGTTGGAAATG GCCATCCGCAACATCATCGGCGTCATCCCTACCTATATGAG GCCCCCTTATTCCTCTTGTACGGCAGAGTGCGGCTGCGAAGATGACATGAGGGCCCTAGGATACTCGATCATCTACTTTGACCTCGACACGGCCGACTACCTGCACGACAGCCCGACTGAGATACAACAATCCAAGGACATTGTCGACCAGTCAATTTCGGTCAAGCCCGCCACCACTGACaacttcctcgtcatcggccacGACATCCACCAGCAGACCGTCTACAACCTGACAGAGTACATGCTCCAGAAGTTTCAGGGCAAGAAGATGGTTACCGTCGGTGAGTGCCTTGGCGACCCCAAGGCGAATTGGTACCGCGCCGACGTCCGCACCACCCTTGGATAA